Proteins from one Cellulosilyticum lentocellum DSM 5427 genomic window:
- the spoIIID gene encoding sporulation transcriptional regulator SpoIIID, with product MKAYIEERAIESAKFIINSNATVRETAKKFGISKSTVHKDVTERLEKINPKLANEARKVLELNKAERHLRGGLATKEKYSSLIK from the coding sequence TTGAAAGCCTATATAGAAGAAAGAGCCATAGAGTCAGCAAAGTTTATTATTAATTCTAATGCTACTGTAAGGGAAACTGCAAAGAAGTTTGGGATTAGTAAAAGTACGGTTCATAAAGATGTAACAGAAAGACTAGAGAAGATTAATCCTAAACTTGCCAATGAGGCAAGGAAGGTTTTAGAACTAAATAAGGCAGAAAGACACCTAAGAGGTGGCTTGGCTACAAAAGAAAAATATTCTAGCTTAATTAAATAA